A single region of the Glycine max cultivar Williams 82 chromosome 20, Glycine_max_v4.0, whole genome shotgun sequence genome encodes:
- the LOC100808778 gene encoding protein SEMI-ROLLED LEAF 2-like, translating into MLHSDVEARVGAHLIFSILLFPSSFHTNEISSLRSRYLGQHNKRHSHAPSVSASASITALLEKLRRNRNTKAENHVNIVHDQERDIVAEDWKQGCGLKNSPNFYKLTSIIDKATGSPSLTDTEPYVMKLTEDQMAQLLSAFWIQANLPDNLPSNIEAVAHSFILTLIVLHIKNLKDRDSLVIRFFQFPLSLWTMLLDQSNGILSPACQRSVYVLSAGMLAFACKIYQIHDLNDVFASLPMSDVDPFLSISDDYRVYAKIHVDVREYGTAADNQLACSVLSELQNKRREC; encoded by the exons ATGTTGCATTCAGATGTGGAGGCTCGTGTCGGAGCACACCTTatattttccattcttctttttccAAGTTCCTTCCATACGAATGAGATTTCCTCTCTGCGGTCCAGATATCTAGGTCAACACAACAAAAGGCATTCTCATGCTCCATCTGTGTCTGCATCTGCTTCAATTACAGCTTTACTTGAAAAGCTCCGCAGAAACAGAAACACCAAGGCAGAAAATCATGTGAATATTGTTCATGATCAAGAAAGGGATATTGTGGCAGAAGACTGGAAGCAGGGCTGTGGCTTAAAGAATTCTCCTAACTTTTACAAACTCACTTCTATCATTGATAAGGCTACAGGATCACCAAGTTTGACTGACACA GAGCCATATGTTATGAAACTAACTGAAGATCAAATGGCCCAGCTGCTTTCTGCCTTTTGGATTCAAGCCAATCTTCCTGATAATTTACCTTCAAATATTGAAGCTGTAGCTCATTCATTCATATTGACACTAATTGTCTTACACATAAAG AACCTGAAAGACAGAGATAGCCTGGTGATCCGCTTCTTCCAGTTTCCTCTGTCTCTCTGGACTATGTTGTTGGACCAAAGCAATG GAATATTGTCCCCAGCTTGTCAGAGGTCTGTCTATGTATTGTCTGCTGGCATGTTGGCCTTTGCCTGCAAAATATATCAGATTCATGATCTAAATGATGTGTTTGCATCATTGCCAATGTCTGAT GTTGATCCATTCTTGAGTATCAGTGATGATTATCGAGTATATGCTAAGATCCATGTGGATGTGAGAGAATATGGTACTGCTGCTGATAATCAGTTAGCATGTTCAGTATTATCAGAGTTACAGAACAAAAGACGTGAATGTTAA
- the LOC100789345 gene encoding RNA polymerase II-associated protein 3, which produces MSITIRKTHPYRAQDNPKMLIVTYEGEHRHVLPRHFPLRLRCCSCVLCGSLKGPSSVQVAVVVFCSCFFPHLFCVTRFQEAEDDCTEALNLDDRYIKAYSRRATARKELGKIKESMDDAEFALRLEPNNQEIKKQYADAKSFYEKDILQKASGVLRSTVQGTQKVGKSEEKVNGDSIHPISRSTQKSGLAEVHHHKKDNKRQILVKESLLTEDVDGREIKARSWPQSQGDDGSKGGLSASNSLEQRNHRITKPEMKASVQQLASRAASRAMSEAAKNVTPPTTAYQFEVSWRTFSGDLALQARLLKAISPHELPKIFKNALSSTILIEIIKCLASLFTEDMDLVVSYLEHLTKVPRFDVIVMCLSSTNKDGIS; this is translated from the exons ATGTCAATCACAATTCGCAAAACACATCCATACCGTGCGCAAGATAACCCCAAGATGCTAATAGTGACTTACGAGGGTGAGCATCGTCACGTTCTTCC TCGTCACTTCCCACTTCGTCTCCGTTGCTGTAGTTGTGTTCTGTGTGGGTCGCTGAAGGGCCCTTCATCAGTACAGGTTGCTGTAGTTGTGTTCTGTAGTTGTTTTTTTCCTCACCTATTTTGTGTCACTAGATTCCAAGAGGCTGAGGATGACTGCACAGAGGCCTTAAATCTTGATGATCGTTACATAAAAGCATACTCACGAAGAGCAACAGCTAGAAAAGAACttggaaaaattaaagaatcaatGGACG ATGCTGAATTTGCCTTGAGGTTGGAACCAAACAATCAAGAAATCAAGAAACAGTATGCTGATGCTAAGTCTTTCTATGAGAAA GATATTCTTCAGAAAGCATCAGGGGTTCTGAGAAGCACTGTACAGGGAACTCAAAAAGTGGGAAAGTCAGAGGAAAAAGTTAATGGAGACAGCATCCACCCCATTTCACGTAGTACTCAAAAGTCTGGACTAGCTGAAGTTCATCATCATAAAAAG gataATAAACGGCAAATACTTGTTAAAGAATCACTCTTAACAGAGGATGTTGATGGCAGAGAAATAAAAGCCAGAAGCTGGCCTCAATCACAAGGAGATGATGGTTCTAAGGGAGGTTTGAGTGCAAGCAACAGTTTGGAGCAG agaaATCACAGAATTACCAAGCCAGAAATGAAAGCTTCTGTTCAACAGCTTGCTTCTCGCGCTGCTTCTAGAGCCATGTCTGAAGCTGCCAAAAACGTAACACCTCCAACTACAGCTTATCAGTTTGAGGTCTCCTGGAGAACATTTTCAGGTGATCTTGCTCTGCAGGCTCGTCTATTAAAG GCTATATCTCCCCATGAATTGCCGAAAATATTCAAAAATGCCTTGTCTTCTACCATACTAATTGAGATCATCAAGTGTCTTGCATCTCTTTTCAC TGAGGACATGGATCTGGTTGTCAGTTATTTGGAGCATTTGACCAAGGTACCAAGATTTGATGTGATTGTAATGTGCCTTTCATCAACAAATAAGGATG GGATTTCCTGA
- the LOC102659606 gene encoding uncharacterized protein, with product MEEEQFTEIRSPIHGDGPDSFSIICFGLASLVDDVYWILTWATRATNNNPPRTGSAHQSVAVPVPLYTGFSQNSKLPVQLTPKQCVGKACSTGPHFKQFQALYTIKS from the exons ATGGAGGAGGAACAGTTTACAGAAATAAGAAGCCCCATTCATGGAGATGGACCTGACAGCTTTTCAATCATTTGTTTTGGGTTGGCATCCCTCGTTGATGATGTCTACTGG ATTTTGACTTGGGCAACACGTGCAACCAATAATAACCCTCCACGAACAGGTAGTGCCCACCAGAGTGTGGCAGTGCCAGTGCCATTATACACTGGATTTTCACAAAATAGCAAATTGCCAGTGCAATTGACTCCAAAACAGTGTGTAGGGAAGGCATGCAGCACTGGCCCCCACTTTAAACAGTTCCAGGCTCTGTATACCATAAAGTCTTGA
- the LOC102660463 gene encoding homeobox protein knotted-1-like 1, with protein sequence MEDIYKMNPLLSCPGGDVVREVNVNVNSAIAASASELNLGLVANNFFQLEEPESSDMSDRFIKTQIATHPLYPNLVSAYIECRKVGAPPELASLLEEIARESHPTDALREIGNDPELDEFMESYCEVLHRYKQELSKPFNEATLFLCSIESQLSNLCKGTLTMPLNNNRSDEAAGISEDELSWEKVEAVDGDESSGPRPGDQELKEMLLRKYGGYLSSLRKEFLKKRKKGKLPKDARMILMDWWNTHYRWPYPTEEEKVQLSEMTGLDQKQINNWFINQRKRHWKPTEDMRFAIMDGVSGSGLGGPM encoded by the exons ATGGAAGATATTTACAAGATGAACCCTCTTCTGTCATGTCCCGGGGGTGATGTTGTTAGGGAGGTCAACGTCAACGTTAATTCTGCCATTGCAGCTTCCGCTTCTGAATTGAATCTTGGACTGGTTGCTAACAACTTCTTTCAGCTGGAAGAACCCGAAAGTTCGGATATGTCGGATCGGTTCATCAAGACCCAGATCGCCACTCATCCTCTCTATCCAAATCTAGTATCCGCTTACATAGAATGCCGAAAG GTTGGAGCACCGCCAGAACTGGCTTCACTTCTTGAAGAAATAGCCCGTGAAAGCCACCCAACCGATGCTCTTCGAGAGATAGGAAATGATCCTGAGCTTGACGAGTTCATG GAGTCATACTGCGAAGTTCTTCATAGATACAAGCAGGAGTTGTCGAAGCCATTCAACGAAGCGACCTTGTTTTTGTGCAGTATCGAATCACAACTCAGCAATCTTTGTAAGGGAACGCTAACAATGCCACTGAATAACAACCGCTCAG ATGAGGCTGCAGGAATATCAGAGGATGAATTAAGTTGGGAGAAGGTGGAAGCAGTTGATGGTGACGAATCTTCTGGCCCACGTCCAGGTGATCAAGAGCTTAAAGAAATGCTTCTTCGTAAGTATGGTGGTTATCTTAGCAGCTTGAGAAAGGAATTtctaaagaaaaggaaaaaaggtaaGCTACCAAAGGATGCAAGGATGATACTCATGGACTGGTGGAACACACACTATAGGTGGCCTTATCCTACG gaggaagagaaagtgcagcTATCAGAAATGACCGGACTTGATCAAAAGCAGATCAATAATTGGTTCATCAATCAAAGGAAACGGCATTGGAAACCAACAGAGGACATGCGATTTGCCATTATGGATGGTGTAAGTGGCAGTGGCTTAGGAGGACCTATGTGA
- the LOC102659728 gene encoding protein SEMI-ROLLED LEAF 2, translated as MKLTEDQMAQLLSAFWIQANLPDNLPSNIEAIAHSFILTLPVLRIKNLKDRDSLVIRFFQLPLSLWTMLLDQSNGILSPACQRSVYVLSAGMLSFACKIYQIPDLNDVFASLPMSGVDPSNSAGEDDTISEASVSDLSRFIPKMPLSPSAPHVISIGQLMESALEVAGQVAGTAISTSPLPYNTMASQCESLGTCVRKKLSNWLAFENHYSQTPDDKSFLAIADIRNSASEKVTNGGGHAQLPRDPMKLPPASPFDNFLKAAGC; from the exons ATGAAACTAACTGAAGATCAAATGGCCCAGCTGCTTTCTGCCTTTTGGATTCAAGCCAATCTTCCTGATAATTTACCTTCAAATATTGAAGCTATAGCTCATTCATTCATATTGACACTACCTGTCTTACGCATAAAG AACCTGAAAGACAGAGATAGCCTGGTGATCCGCTTCTTCCAGCTTCCTCTGTCTCTCTGGACTATGTTGTTGGACCAAAGCAATG GAATATTGTCCCCAGCTTGTCAGAGGTCTGTCTATGTATTGTCTGCTGGCATGTTGTCCTTTGCCTGCAAAATATATCAGATTCCTGATCTGAATGATGTGTTTGCATCATTGCCAATGTCTGGT GTTGATCCCTCAAATTCAGCAGGTGAAGATGACACAATCAGTGAAGCATCTGTCTCTGACCTTTCTCGATTTATTCCAAAGATGCCTCTATCCCCTTCCGCACCTCATGTTATCAGCATTGGACAACTTATGGAATCG GCATTAGAGGTAGCTGGTCAAGTGGCAGGGACAGCTATCTCCACTTCGCCCCTTCCATACAACACCATGGCTAGCCAGTGTGAATCACTCGGTACATGTGTAAGGAAAAAGCTTTCAAATTGGCTGGCCTTTGAGAATCATTACAGCCAAACACCTGATGATAAATCGTTTTTGGCAATTGCTGATATTAGGAACTCAGCATCTGAGAAG GTGACAAATGGTGGTGGGCATGCCCAATTGCCAAGGGACCCCATGAAGCTGCCTCCTGCTAGCCCCTTTGACAATTTCCTCAAGGCTGCTGGGTGTTAG
- the LOC100788816 gene encoding pentatricopeptide repeat-containing protein At4g20740 has protein sequence MNESPTSIAILLLNREVLFQPNFEILNPKLKMPPQIPKPTKPRNCGPPFTTPKPTNKFYFFYGHRNPSQNRPTVRGGLFSNRQTLNPNPSQPKPTTKPFNIKNWDPHFLSNPNSNPSPSTLSSASLRLSPIARFIVDAFRRNDNKWCPNVAAELSKLRRITPNLVAEVLKVQTNHTLASKFFHWAGSQRGYHHNFASYNALAYCLNRHHQFRAADQLPELMESQGKPPSEKQFEILIRMHSDANRGLRVYHVYEKMRNKFGVKPRVFLYNRVMDALVRTGHLDLALSVYDDLKEDGLVEESVTFMVLVKGLCKCGRIDEMLEVLGRMRERLCKPDVFAYTALVKILVPAGNLDACLRVWEEMKRDRVEPDVKAYATMIVGLAKGGRVQEGYELFREMKGKGCLVDRVIYGALVEAFVAEGKVELAFDLLKDLVSSGYRADLGIYICLIEGLCNLNRVQKAYKLFQLTVREGLEPDFLTVKPLLVAYAEANRMEEFCKLLEQMQKLGFPVIADLSKFFSVLVEKKGPIMALETFGQLKEKGHVSVEIYNIFMDSLHKIGEVKKALSLFDEMKGLSLKPDSFTYCTAILCLVDLGEIKEACACHNRIIEMSCIPSVAAYSSLTKGLCQIGEIDEAMLLVRDCLGNVSDGPLEFKYSLTIIHACKSNVAEKVIDVLNEMIEQGCSLDNVIYCSIISGMCKHGTIEEARKVFSNLRERNFLTESNTIVYDELLIDHMKKKTADLVLSSLKFFGLESKLKAKGCKLLPS, from the coding sequence ATGAATGAATCTCCCACTTCTATAGCTATCCTTCTGCTGAACCGCGAAGTGCTCTTCCAACCTAACTTTGAAATCCTAAATCCTAAACTAAAAATGCCTCCACAGATTCCAAAGCCAACCAAACCAAGGAATTGCGGCCCTCCgtttaccacccccaaacccaCCAACAAGTTCTACTTCTTCTACGGCCACCGCAACCCCTCCCAGAACCGCCCCACCGTCCGCGGCGGCCTCTTCTCCAACCgacaaaccctaaaccctaacccttccCAACCCAAACCCACCACCAAACCCTTCAACATCAAAAACTGGGACCCTCACTTCCTCTCCAACCCAAACTCAAACCCCTCCCCATCAACCCTCTCCTCCGCCTCCCTACGCCTCTCCCCGATCGCGCGCTTCATCGTCGATGCCTTCCGCAGAAACGACAACAAGTGGTGCCCCAACGTCGCCGCCGAACTCAGCAAGCTCCGCAGGATAACCCCCAATCTGGTCGCCGAGGTTCTCAAAGTTCAAACAAATCACACCCTCGCTTCCAAATTCTTCCACTGGGCCGGCAGCCAGAGAGGCTACCATCACAATTTCGCTTCCTACAATGCCCTCGCCTACTGCCTGAACCGCCACCACCAGTTCCGCGCCGCGGACCAGCTCCCGGAGCTCATGGAGTCCCAGGGCAAGCCCCCCAGCGAGAAGCAGTTCGAGATTTTGATTCGTATGCATAGTGATGCCAATAGAGGGCTTAGAGTTTATCATGTGTATGAGAAGATGAGGAACAAGTTTGGGGTGAAGCCGAGGGTGTTTTTGTATAACAGGGTTATGGATGCGTTGGTTAGGACGGGTCATTTGGACTTGGCGTTGTCAGTTTATGATGATCTTAAGGAGGATGGGCTGGTTGAGGAGAGTGTGACCTTCATGGTGCTGGTGAAGGGGCTGTGTAAGTGTGGGAGGATTGATGAGATGCTGGAGGTTTTGGGGAGGATGAGGGAGAGGTTGTGTAAGCCGGACGTGTTTGCATACACGGCGCTGGTGAAGATTCTGGTGCCTGCAGGGAATCTGGATGCGTGTTTGAGGGTTTGGGAGGAGATGAAGAGGGACCGGGTGGAGCCGGATGTGAAGGCATATGCTACCATGATTGTGGGGCTGGCAAAAGGGGGGAGGGTTCAGGAGGGGTATGAGTTGTTCAGGGAGATGAAGGGGAAGGGTTGTTTGGTGGATAGGGTGATATATGGAGCGCTGGTTGAGGCGTTTGTGGCTGAGGGTAAGGTTGAATTGGCTTTTGATTTGTTGAAGGATTTGGTGAGCTCCGGGTATAGGGCTGATTTGGGGATTTATATTTGCCTTATTGAAGGTTTGTGCAATTTGAATAGGGTGCAGAAGGCATACAAGCTTTTCCAATTGACTGTTCGGGAGGGCCTTGAGCCAGACTTCTTAACGGTGAAACCGTTGTTGGTTGCATATGCTGAAGCGAATAGAATGGAAGAATTTTGCAAGTTGCTTGAGCAGATGCAGAAGTTGGGTTTTCCTGTTATTGCTGATCTCTCCAAATTCTTCTCTGTTTTGGTGGAGAAGAAGGGACCGATAATGGCATTAGAGACATTTGGCCAATTGAAAGAAAAGGGTCATGTTAGtgttgaaatatataatatttttatggatTCTCTTCACAAGATTGGTGAGGTGAAGAAAGCGTTATCactatttgatgaaatgaaaggCTTAAGCTTGAAACCTGACTCGTTTACGTATTGTACTGCGATTCTGTGCCTTGTTGACCTTGGGGAAATTAAAGAGGCATGTGCATGTCATAATAGGATCATTGAGATGTCTTGCATTCCTTCAGTTGCAGCTTATAGTAGCCTCACTAAAGGGCTTTGCCAAATTGGAGAGATTGACGAAGCCATGTTGCTTGTTCGCGATTGCTTGGGCAATGTTAGTGATGGACCATTGGAGTTTAAGTATAGTCTTACCATCATTCATGCATGTAAATCAAATGTTGCTGAGAAGGTGATTGATGTATTAAATGAGATGATAGAACAAGGTTGCTCTCTAGATAATGTCATTTATTGTTCAATCATCTCTGGCATGTGTAAGCATGGAACAATTGAAGAGGCCAGGAAGGTTTTCTCAAACTTGAGGGAGCGCAACTTCTTGACAGAATCCAACACAATTGTGTATGATGAATTACTAATTGATCATATGAAGAAAAAGACAGCTGACTTGGTGCTATCAAGTTTGAAGTTCTTTGGTCTAGAATCTAAATTAAAAGCAAAGGGCTGTAAGCTGTTGCCaagttga